A window of Clupea harengus chromosome 24, Ch_v2.0.2, whole genome shotgun sequence genomic DNA:
GAACGGGTTCCGTTCTGGTTTGAGCACCAAATCTTTAAACCGTTCGGAGCATTTCGACCAAAAATAAATAGGTTCGGAGTCTGAGATGTTGGGTCCAGCTTGAACTGTGATGACATCAGTGGACGTGTCATTTTATAGTTTGGAGAGGAACCAGAACGCAGCAATCttcagaaaataataataaacaaaagcTTGGTGGTAATCAATGCGATCCACCATCTTGCTactactgtttactgtttacatcAACACCCTGAGTGACGCAGCCTTGATCACAATGGTTCCGCTAAAAACTGGTGGAGACGCAGGCTGGCTCAGAGGTTCAAAGAATCCTGAACGGAACCGGGTCAAGAACCCATTCCCTGTTGGTCAAAAAGCGGTGTGGCAGGAGAGGTGAGGTTACTCTTGATTTGCTGACAAAGTATAGGCTTCATAGATAGTGTAGGTAGAAATAGAATGTGGGACTGGACACATGTGAtggtttttatatatatatatatatatatatatatatattagggctgtgaaatgattacaaatttgtatcaaattaatcacaggtttctgtggattaatcatgattaatcacatattaccaattttctctgtatctttttgtgagaacaaaaagatttatgacaaaagacggatatatacatttaacatgttttctttttttattcataaaaaaaaacaatggtgctgcaactcagcagttctttagcagttatctttgctattccatatggaacattaatataatcttcatcctaaacagaatttgggcttcttacccattgtatggttgaataaaacatttttcttttctttttaaatcaaacagaaatgatttgggcttcttagccattgtttttataggatggttgaaaatgtttctcttttttgtcaaacaaccattaaccacaccatgacacaatctaatgcctctaaaggccctagtggtcgttttgtcttcaattgcccaattgcttgcaacagtttggaactgttctgtacatgcctctgcaaagtggcgctcttctgttttcatgcacgttagtgttaacttccattcgttggtgattagatgtgcagttacacccaggtagttatcgttattcacagaggtccagtgatcccctgtcagcgccacgTGTTTCGttgcagccaagtcattttccttttttttcttttcagcttcatacagcttgtggatttttgtcattattgtgcttCTTTGCGGTGCTTTGATACTCGAGTTCTccgttgccactcgcaaaacttcggtgaacccctcgtcctcaacaatattaatcggtctacagctttttgcaatccatttggcaacagtgctagtcaacttgtcacaggcagatttAGTCAGAGGCCTACGTTGttaagtgagggtggtttggcgcattccacttgaactcccctcgccgaccaacgcatttgctacggtgaaacgaaaACGTCTTACCGCAGAGTgtacatatcactttggttttattgaatgttccatctttgtttttttggaacacgaacttcccatccagaaagtcctcaggttcatcagaattatccatgttgtttgtttgtttggatagcagctgcCGTCTGACTGCTTTAGAAACGGCGACTAGTGCAGATTGggtggaattgtgggtatattggaagctcattctgtgcatgagttaaatgcgttaaaaaaaaataacgcattaatcctgtaatttaatcataacgcgttaacgcgttatttttcacagctctaacatatatatatatatatatattttcacacacacacacacacacacacacacacacacaccaacacatgtgacatgtgacctacatgcatgcctgtgtgtactcatgcaatgtctgtgtgtgagtgtttgtgtagtggtgtgtatatgtgtttgtattaatTATGTGTATCAGTGCaggtgaatgagagtgtgactgactgagtgagtgagtgaggcagagagaaagagaaagagagacagacagagagagagagagagagagagagagagatacagagagagagagagacagagagacagacagagagagagagacagacagacagacacagacagacagacagacagagagagagagagagagagagagacataaagagagagagagagagagagagagagagacataaagagagagagagagacagagagataggtgAGGAGGAGTAAgtgggagtgtgagggagagtgagggagagtgggggttgtaagagagagtgagggagactgACCTCCGGGCAGGGCTCCACGTGGCAGTCTTTGATGGAGCACTGGCCATCCTCCGCCCAGAAGGGACATGGACGCTTCAGGTTCACCTGCAGAGacgggaggaggggaagaggaaggaggagtgATTACTTCACAGACAGGCAGTGTgcgagaggaaacacacacaaaaacacatgaacacagatagacacacggacagacaccagacaaacagacagacacacaaaaacacgtgcacacagacagacagacacacacacaaaaacacatgcacaaagacagacagacagacagactagtaatgacttaaaaaaaatcagattagTCGACCTTTACACAGACCGAGTTTCAAAATGGCGGAGTGGTTTTCTTTCTCAGGGAAACTCATTACATGTTTCCTGAGGTGGCTTCCGTGCCCCTTATCACTCTCGAGAGCATGTGCTCTTTCCTGTGCTCTGCCACATCATAACAAGAACTGCCACATcagcctccccacccccccatctcgACTCAACACTAGAGAGCTCTCCGGTTATGCATGACAGGTCGCTTGTTTAAAGCAGCGAGCTGTAAGGagggtgtttttcttttttgtctaaACCTAACAAACTTACAAGGTAACAGCCAACATGGCTTGCCATGACCAAAGCAGCACAGCTGGCACTAACTAAACCTAACTAGATAACAATAATagtattaaaaataataataataactgtatTAATATGCCACTTATGAAGCATAGAAGCACAAAGGACTTAACATCCCATACATATATGTTCACTTTTGTATTGCATATATGCtaacagtgtgttaacacaaATAATTATTAACAGCTAGCAGGTTAACAGCTTAGACAGCTAGTGAGAATGACAGGTGTAGTTATTAGttcttcacatgaccacataaCAATTCTAGGATGttacttaaaaataaaatacaactaAAAACCTGCATAATAAGCCCTTAATAACGTGAGGTGTGTGACAGACTACTTGTCTCATTTTAATCGATTTTCTGTGCTACTTTACCCACCTTCACTTCTTAAAGCAACACaattgccactttttgaggtttgTTTTATTGGTAACTTGATCTGGTATGCTCTTCCAGctcattttgatggcatatgAGATATGATCAAGTGAACGACAGATAACCCTGTcatccccactagccatccaggctgTGCACTAAGTCGtcccactagccacccaggctGTGCACTAATAGtcccactagccacccaggctGTGCACTAACACCCCACAGAAAACTTCGGAAAACGCCTTCTCAGCACAACACGCCAAcaatatcgccaaaagacaccagttagcatgttagcaagcatTTGTCAGTACCAGCAGGACTGTTGgtgttgtttgcaaggtttctgCATGCTTTTTAGGCTGTTaactcactagttttagaccaaaactccacaGAGCTGCTTTAACAGCTCCAGTTCATTgctaatatttaataatgtttatTCCTGACAGGTAAACAAAACATACCCTATTCATGCTGTCCTTGAAAATTTGTCTCTCCAAATTTGAAACTTGTAATAAAACATTACGTGGTCTTGGTCGGGATTTACATACAATTCAaacctaaatgtaaatgcaaacaaagGTCACACTAGGCTCATGTCTGTGACACACAATAGaggtattgtttgtttgtttgtttattgacaTGGACACCTGCCCCGGTGGAGACTGGAGTCGCTGATGGTTTAACCAAATCTTGTGTTAtggtttgaaaaaaaacaaaacatgatttCCTGATtttgaaatattaaatattaatgcTATGTGCATGCTATGTGTTATCTCTTTCCTCCAGCACCCATTATGATGGaggttaaagaaaacaaaaacatatacacCAGACATGGAGTAAAACTACAGTATTGTCCAGCTGAACGTCATTCATTCCTCAGGTTGTACCCAACGGCTACACCACATGGTGCCCAAAGCTACACGTCAACCACACatgcaaatgaacacacaggCTGGGCATCAAACACTCATTTGCATTGGCTGAGGAGTACAGTGGGGGAAAATGGCCTCCGCTCAAACTCTAAATAGCAACATCAGCTAACATAACAGTCCTTAAAGGTAGAGTTGCCGATTCTGGCGAAAGATTGTTCATATTTGAGCTTAACAGTCAATCAATTAACTCCTCTCCCTTCCGTGTTCCCAAAGTAACATGCCGATTGGCCGGAATTGTCTTTATctcagtccgagccactatgtacGTTTCCCATCTACTGAGCCAACagtgtgtacgaacaccagagtgtatttgagcacaaacactaacagacggcaagaggaccgtgaggagtaATTCACTCAATGAGGTTTTACTGGAACCTTGCAAAAACACTTGAAGCACCAATTATTCTCAAGTGTGTCTGAGTCACAGTGTAAAAAACTTGAAGTAGGATTGAAATAATAGCAATAAAGTAGTTTAGTTTAATCTGGATTGTACTATATAAGGTGAGTCACTGAACACCAATCATGTGGCTGGATGTTGACGGCACAACTTGTTCTACGGAACTAGTTGTTGCTTATGAAATGGCATCAGGCATTGTCCTTGCATCCCGAGAGTGCACCCCACTGACAAGCAAAACTAACACAGGTGATACACAATGCTATTCGTCAAGTCACTTTAAGTGACATAAGACTGGGTTTCTAGTTAAACTTGTTGGGCCAGAAATTGAAAAGTTAAGACACCCCATTCGCAATATGCTATGGGATTTGAATGAGACCTGGCTGCCATCTTGTCCTTCAGGCAGAAGAGGCGAACTCACCCTGTAATACCTGAAGAAGTCCTTCTCTGTGAGTTTCCTTATGAGGGGGTAGAGCTTGAAGTTGTTGAAGGCATCGATGCTCTCGATGTCGCAGAAGCAGTCATCCAGAACGCCAGTCAACTGAATGAGTTTGGGACAGAGGAATACTGAGgtgttacatttaaaaagctCTTCAAAACTAGTTCTACAAACTAATCTTAGAGACAGgactttggtaaaaaaaaaaattacaaatatACACCTTCAAAAGATAAactataaaagtaaaaagtttTCCTCAGTATCAATATACTGTAAACTACTCCATCACAAAACATACATAGGGcttataaataaaacaaaggtTAAATAACTATTGACCTGGTCCACAACAGGCCACCTGGCAACTAGTTGACATCCCATATGGTGCCGAACCCCCTGTGCTAGGCTATGCCTCATGTTTTACATTCAGATCAAGTGAAGCTGACACACTCGAAAAGAATAAAAAAGCAATAATTTTCCACTGACATCCAAAATTGTTCCTATAGCTCGACTGGTGCTAACAGCTATCTGTGAAATGTTTTAAGTCAAATTGGAAAACAATGGCTACTAAATAAATTACTACAGGTATAAATGCACTGTCAAGCCTTAGCCTTGTGTGTTCTTCAGATTTGCATTAGACATGACCAGCTGCTGGGAAGGGAACGCGCTGGGCAGAATACCTGCCTGACATGTGAGACCAGACAACTGCATAAATTATTCAATCCTTAATCAATGCAACAGGTCAGGGGGTAAAATAACTAAATAAGTAAACACATATCTAAGTTAAAAGTTATTCTTCAAGTCCCTTTTGGCCAAAGACGGCTTCTGGGACGTTATGGTGTACAGTAAGTTTTCAGGTCTGTCATATGGACAGTTCAAAGTAAAACAAAGTCTGGAAAGTCTCATTTTAAATCAAAGACAAATCTAAAAATGAACAATATAACCACACAACATCCCAGTCTGAgatctacagacagacacagcattATTAGGAACAATTTACAATTCGTTCTGTGAGGCTTCGGCTTTTAAATTACACATCACCGCTACGAAGCAAGAGGAGCTCGTGCTACCGCTGTGAAACGAACCTTAGCATGCAGTAATCCAAAATAAAGGATGTGCAGTAACGATGTAGTCCATGAGCTACAGATATTTCCGGGCATGTCGTAAATACGGAACTTTTGCCGCTTTTGACTTCAGTCCGTTAGTTCAGAAACTCTGttgccagtctctctctctgtccccatgAAAACCAAACTTACAAAACACAGGCCTACGTCTCGCTATACTAGTAGCTGATGCCTTGCATTGCGAAGCCAGTGAGGGGCTTTGAGGCATGGGTGAGGACGTGCCAGAGGTAAACGGTCTACGAGGATGAGCTGTCACTTTGGGGCCACTTGCTTTTTCCTCGTGCCCATTCTGTCCCTACAGGCGCCGCCTCCAAAACAAAGATGCACGTTTGTAATCATCATGCCAGTTCTGAACCCGCCCCCGATCTCCGTGACTTGTAGTTTTTGTTCTAGTAAACTGCAATGGCCACGCCCGTTTGAGTTCAGTGTACAGGACTACACACCCCGTGGTCATGGGTAATACGATATCCCCTTGGTCCAATCAGGCTAGACCACGATTTACAACTACAAGGGGTGCAATGTTAAGATGTTTCGCATTTGAGATCGATAAAACAAGCAAGTATTATGAGagcaaatattaaaataaccAATTGTAGGTAACATTAGGCTACATAACACAGTAACATGTTTAACATGTTACAGTAACATGGTTTAAGATACTCTTTTAAAAGAGTAGCAATTGTCTTCTTCCGGTCAtcaaatagcctacatttagcTATCAATTTAAAGTGTTAAAACTCCTTGTGGTGTAACACTCAAAAAACAAGGAACGGATTTAAACATCTCGTGTAAATATTCAGTTCAAAGTTAAGCGGTCTGCTCTACATGTCGTTCTACAGTTTAGTGTGACAGGCCAAGAGATAGAATATGCACGTAGCTGATGATTTATATCCATGAAAAAGTACACGTTAGTTTTAATAATGGCAGTGAATGCTTGCTGAAAAAGCTCAAAGCTGTTATCCTACATCCTACAGTGACTAAAGAGGTTTTTGTTTCATAAGAACGCACATCATTACAACTAAACTAAGCTACCTGGCTATTAACAGAGCCTGTCTAAGTCAACCAGGAATGTAGACCATGAAAATTACGTCAAATGAAGGTGACAGTGGAAAATGCGAGAAGACTGTGGCTAGCTAGCAAGCCACCCATCCTACTGGCTTCAACCCCTCTAATATCAAAACATCTGACATATTCTGTTTAAGTATagaatacacatacagacacgtgTTCTGTGTCTGCCACAGAGCATAACTTACGTGGCAAAAACAGCTTTGCTCTTCGTTGTCGGATGCACTTTTCTCGGAATGATGGTTCTGTGGCGTGTTGCTTATAATGTTGTAGTGAAACCACCCCACAACAAAATCTCCAAGGAGTAGCCACAGTAAAACAACCAGTCCTGCGTTCCAAACTGTGACTTTTAACATTACTGATGCACAGAAAGCGCGTAACCGTCAcgttaaatataaatacaaatgacaaactgAACCACAGACTTCTAACTAATGGTTTAACTCACGTTAGCTGGCTATACCTGGCTAGCCAGTGCTAAAGACAAGAACTCTTACGTCTTTACAGTTGCTTGGGCTAAACTACTCTGTTGAATTCCGTCATTTAGATTCTGGTGTTCGGAAATATTGATCTATTTCCAAATGAAAATACGAATATGCCTGAAAACATTAACAATAGTTGTACGGTCTTGCTTCCACGGTTATATCATTCACACAAATGTACGCAAGTCTATCAACATCCGTACAGTCCATGTTACGGCAAGCGCAGAGTTATTTGTTCGCGTGACCAACAAGATGTGACAAATAGTGTACAATAGCTCCCTCCACTGTTCTTAAGTTAATATTGCACTTTGTATGTTGTGTCGCAGAATTTAATCACGACCTTTTTACTGAAACATGCCTTTTCTgctttagtgtttagtgtttctGCTTTAATCTAGGACTACAAGTTTTTTGCACGTTATTAGGGTACTGAAAGACAAAAGTGTATGTGCCGATCTTCAATTAGGCTAGGCCTATTTGGTGTATAATGTAATGTTCTCTtgcttttaaatacaaaaatagcCTACAAGATCACAAAGATCACTCTTAAATTCTTACAATATCACAAAAACTACAGTGACAGGGAAAGATTGTTAAACCAACTTTTAGTGAAGATGACCTTATGAACACACAGTTAAAAATGGGCTACTTTCAAATAATTGTTTTCCCTTCAACATTTAATTCAAGAACACAAGCCTGCTAAATAGTTATATACATTGGAAGAATCAGAGTCAGTTTTTGAATACTCAGTGACTTGACAGCCAGCCTTTGAAGTGGGCTTGGTTAGGCTACTTCTGAATCGGGGCAGGTTAGGGTTTGCTTCGGCTCAACAATCACGTAACCATGCTTAGAATACTCCATGTTAGTCCAGTCGACAACATTGCCTGGCCTTGAAATTACACATTTCATATAGTCCTTAATTTCGCTGGGAGAAAGCACGGTGTCCCACATGTGAACATCAGTAACGTGTCCATAAAATGCGTCATACACGTGAAATCCACCCGCGTACGCGTCTTGGTCTTGACCGAGCATGATGCTTGGGGTTCCTGCGATCGACGCGCCAGCCTGAAGCGCTTTTCTCGCGCTCGGTCTTCCATTCACCCAAATCTGAGCCAGACCTGTGCCACTGTCCCAGGTCACGCAGACGGAGTGCCACTGGTTCAGCCCAGTCGGCAGACCGTAGAAGAAGACGCCCTTGTCTCCGATGTACAGCCTATACCTACCATCCCCTCTGAAGAATACAAAGCCGTCAGCGTGTGATGGAGTGGCCAAAGAAAACGGAGCCTGTTCCTTGTTGTAGTCTGAGAGGAACCTCAGACACACTGTCACAGAGAAGAATATCTTGTTGAGCGCAGGAGTCACTTTCACGTGGGCAGTGTTGGATTCCACTGGGAAGATGATCACTTCCCCGACATGTCTGGATGCAacataacagtttttttttcagcatttcaGCATTAAAACAAGTTCATAGAACAACCCACGTCCACCACAATCACGTTATTTTGAAGGAAATATATTATTACttaatatattattttcatTGTTCCTCagcaattacattatttttgttatatctgtatacacatttttctttttgacCAAATACATATCATACTGCATTTTACATGTTACAAAGAACATTTAAATAATCTACCTACCCTGTGGAACAGCATAGCAGCCTGAGATCATTAGACAAATAATTGCCAGTTTCATCATCTCTGACTCTTAATTCAGTGCAGAAAGAGCAGTTATGGTTCTGTCAATCCATGCAGCTTATATTTAATTCCTTATCTGGTTTTAGAGTCAATCTTATCATCTTCTCACAAAAGCAAAACATGTGTTGGACATGAATGTGTTGTTTTGACTTTAATTGTTTTATGAGGTTAACTGACCTGAATTAGCCTGTTTAGATTATACTGATAAGTAGATATCCTTTGCTACAGTACACGTATGCTACAGATATAATAAGGTTGCGATATTTATCTCCCCCCACAAGAACACCCACAGATATATTTCATCGTCATTACATTCACTTCAGGTAACTTCTGTTTTGAATGGATTTCAAAATCTGTTCAAAATGCCCATCTGGTGCCATTGTAAAGCAACCAGAGGCCAATGATCTGAATTTTCAATCTCAATAATAAATTCAAGTGTCAAGTCTGTGAGGTTTATTGGTCGAGAGCAGAGTGCAACAAACTGAGTTGGATCATGAAGCAACTGAAGCACAAGTGCAAGCAGTCTCTCTTTATGCATTTCTCTCCCATCTTCAGCCTTTACCAAAACCAAACATCACTACATGACTGCATATGTATAGCTATGTCCCCCGCCTTGTCAAGGTCAGGAATGATTCTATTGTTTTGATccttcaggttttttttttactaaaactTGCTATCCTGGATCCCAGCCCAGGGTCAGACACGAACCTTTTTCAACTTCTTGTGCCTGCTCTGTTTTCAAAaacttcttcctcctcccctgctTGTCCACATAAGTGTCATTATCATATTTTCTCTAACGGGAATCTTCATCACCAAGGGCCGAAGTTGAGATAGGGTCACATGAACTATTCTACTTCCTTTTCCCTGGGCCTTTCCCTATAAGGTGATTGTTCCGGCCCCAGAACTTGTGCTGTATCTAGGTATGTGCTTGACCCTTACATTCAAGcctttatatatacagtatattatatatatatatatacatatatatatatgagagctAATACAGAGGTTAATTGAGAGCTGAAATCTCCACAGATCTTTGGCAGTATTGACAGTAAAATAGGTCGAAACGGAACCCATGTGTACAGTCACGTGTAGTTTTCACGTATTTAGCCTTTTGCAAGATTGTAAACTTGGCTTATCAGGAGTGTACCCGACTCTGGGTAACGCTGAATGTTTATAGCCTGGGCATGAAAGGTCACACTCACTGTTTCCATGTAAGTCATAGAATAACAAGTTACAACATTGGTATAACGCTGAAGTAAAATGACGGTGCAATGGATATTCAGGCTTTTTGGATGAGTGCCGCTTTTATTCAACAAACATAAAGCAAGCGCAGAAATCATACAACAATCATCAGAATTACTCGTATTATTGGTAATCTATTCCCATATTTATCCTCTGTCTAAAGGGTACCAGTGGATTGAAAAAAACAGCTGCATGCATCATTTTGCATACATGTTTCAATAAGGTTAACAGTCCTGTTGGATGTTTTCCTTTATCTGATTCTCCTCTATCACATTCCCATAAGTGGTATACTCAACTGGTTGCCAATTTATCAAATTCTCTTCCTGATCTCGTACGGCGAAATCACTCCCACA
This region includes:
- the LOC116219150 gene encoding ERO1-like protein beta isoform X1; translation: MLKVTVWNAGLVVLLWLLLGDFVVGWFHYNIISNTPQNHHSEKSASDNEEQSCFCHLTGVLDDCFCDIESIDAFNNFKLYPLIRKLTEKDFFRYYRVNLKRPCPFWAEDGQCSIKDCHVEPCPESRIPVGIKSGNYNKYSKVVNTDLGDLSDCEQAQNLGAINSTLR
- the LOC116219150 gene encoding ERO1-like protein beta isoform X2 translates to MPGNICSSWTTSLLHILYFGLLHAKLTGVLDDCFCDIESIDAFNNFKLYPLIRKLTEKDFFRYYRVNLKRPCPFWAEDGQCSIKDCHVEPCPESRIPVGIKSGNYNKYSKVVNTDLGDLSDCEQAQNLGAINSTLR
- the LOC122128727 gene encoding serum amyloid P-component-like yields the protein MTPHKSRISSSVTNKNHNCSFCTELRVRDDETGNYLSNDLRLLCCSTGHVGEVIIFPVESNTAHVKVTPALNKIFFSVTVCLRFLSDYNKEQAPFSLATPSHADGFVFFRGDGRYRLYIGDKGVFFYGLPTGLNQWHSVCVTWDSGTGLAQIWVNGRPSARKALQAGASIAGTPSIMLGQDQDAYAGGFHVYDAFYGHVTDVHMWDTVLSPSEIKDYMKCVISRPGNVVDWTNMEYSKHGYVIVEPKQTLTCPDSEVA